Proteins encoded in a region of the Pseudomonas putida genome:
- a CDS encoding curlin: MYKLAPLSAAIVLALAGQAMAADSTSSQTQDGKENIAEVTQTQASFASATQNQTGKGHNHLAVQTESTSDIQQSATGQYNAGYAEQLFENGSQIKQQASGSYNDAFASQSVGLNNESLQTQQGVGNKSTVWQDSQEGSKATTWQSGQRNEAFIEQTFGGLNNRSTVNQTGQDNYAAAEHLNHVDGDIQVYQDGHDNWAYGDQREGTGGTIGIGQYGGGNSVEVWQDNQIGSQASVTQTGQANEGYIDQSFGTGNKVSLSQQGNANASWSDQFETNNATATITQTGNNNLHFTYQNGENLNLTINTKGNGNSITASNWKGAKMGGQFGTNQNATINQTGNGNGVNLTQKGADQMATLTQTGKGNQMQTKQDDVNNELYFEQNGTDNILIADQRGTDNYAYGNSQGTGNSITLDQSGYANQSYTNQLYGSGNEATIKQTDSINVAYVTQGGQGNKAFVDQSGIAQTATITQLGSANLATVTQK; encoded by the coding sequence ATGTACAAGCTCGCTCCGTTAAGTGCCGCTATCGTCCTGGCCCTCGCAGGTCAGGCCATGGCTGCTGACAGCACCTCGTCCCAGACTCAGGACGGCAAGGAAAACATCGCCGAAGTCACCCAGACCCAGGCTTCCTTTGCCTCGGCCACCCAGAACCAGACCGGCAAGGGCCACAACCACCTGGCGGTGCAGACCGAAAGCACCAGCGATATCCAGCAGAGCGCCACTGGCCAGTACAATGCCGGCTACGCCGAGCAGTTGTTCGAAAATGGCAGCCAGATCAAACAGCAGGCTTCAGGCAGCTACAACGACGCCTTCGCCAGCCAGTCGGTTGGGCTGAACAACGAGTCGCTGCAAACCCAGCAAGGCGTAGGCAACAAATCCACGGTGTGGCAGGACAGCCAGGAAGGCAGCAAAGCTACCACCTGGCAATCTGGCCAGCGCAACGAGGCCTTCATCGAGCAAACCTTCGGTGGCCTCAACAACCGCAGCACCGTCAACCAGACCGGCCAGGACAACTACGCCGCCGCCGAGCACCTGAACCATGTCGATGGCGACATTCAGGTCTACCAGGATGGCCACGACAACTGGGCCTATGGCGACCAGCGTGAAGGCACCGGTGGCACCATCGGCATTGGCCAGTACGGTGGCGGCAACTCGGTGGAGGTGTGGCAGGACAACCAGATCGGTAGCCAGGCCTCCGTGACCCAGACCGGCCAGGCGAACGAAGGCTATATCGACCAGAGCTTCGGTACCGGCAACAAGGTCAGCCTGTCGCAGCAAGGCAATGCCAACGCCAGCTGGTCGGATCAGTTCGAGACCAACAACGCGACCGCCACCATCACCCAGACCGGCAACAACAACCTGCACTTCACCTACCAAAATGGTGAAAACCTCAACCTGACCATCAACACCAAAGGCAATGGCAACAGCATCACCGCCAGCAACTGGAAAGGCGCCAAGATGGGCGGCCAGTTCGGCACCAACCAGAACGCCACCATCAACCAGACGGGCAATGGCAACGGCGTCAACCTGACCCAGAAGGGCGCTGACCAAATGGCCACGCTGACCCAGACGGGTAAAGGCAACCAGATGCAGACCAAGCAGGATGACGTCAACAACGAGCTGTACTTCGAGCAGAACGGCACCGACAACATCCTGATCGCCGACCAACGCGGTACCGACAACTATGCCTACGGCAACAGCCAGGGCACCGGCAACTCCATCACCCTCGACCAGTCCGGCTACGCCAACCAAAGCTACACCAACCAGCTGTACGGTAGCGGCAACGAAGCCACCATCAAACAGACTGACAGCATCAACGTCGCCTACGTGACCCAGGGAGGCCAGGGCAACAAGGCGTTCGTCGACCAGAGCGGTATCGCCCAAACCGCCACCATCACCCAGCTGGGCAGCGCGAACCTGGCCACTGTGACCCAGAAGTAA
- a CDS encoding curlin codes for MKRLYPLLFSLALAGQASWADDLMDNADLAPGNDLGDPVIIRLLPVGAGQAAVIEQQGSGNRAALDQNGQALLGRIVQAGGAQEAYILQEGSDLMASISQQGNGNSASIRQSGSSNSAAIEQIGNDNSASIVQSGSGLNSSVTQAGNGQHVQITQYR; via the coding sequence ATGAAACGCCTGTATCCACTGCTGTTCAGCCTGGCCCTGGCGGGCCAGGCCAGCTGGGCCGATGACCTGATGGACAATGCCGACCTTGCGCCCGGCAACGACCTAGGTGACCCGGTGATCATCCGCCTGCTACCGGTCGGTGCCGGTCAGGCTGCGGTGATCGAACAGCAAGGGTCGGGCAACCGCGCCGCCCTCGACCAGAACGGTCAGGCCCTGTTGGGCCGCATCGTCCAGGCCGGTGGTGCGCAAGAAGCGTACATCCTGCAAGAAGGTAGTGACCTGATGGCCAGCATCAGCCAACAGGGAAATGGCAACAGCGCGTCGATCCGCCAAAGCGGCAGCAGCAACAGCGCTGCCATCGAGCAGATCGGCAACGACAACAGCGCCAGCATCGTGCAGTCCGGCTCGGGCCTCAACAGCTCCGTGACCCAGGCCGGCAATGGCCAGCATGTTCAGATCACCCAATACCGATAG
- a CDS encoding Ig-like domain-containing protein gives MNTWSRRALFAAGFSLTVTSAAFAALSEVDPGPYTFATGGYPMWYKDGLNQSLELCQSRATSTRVPGTPAAPSYMCTLLPEPGIYDDALPLVFPDNWPPEMFWFLAEATIPAVGNSGYELDAYVAGLEAAFAAENPVDGDQQSFARIRIRVSVPRAGVYTITHPYGVETVNVTSPGRRAINITRDIGIGAPGNFTGALNGALGPWLRGVGGPYTEVNPDTGATETFIGDPNRPEAVVGSPFNTNFIRIDGPPGRIETALFTVSGKVLDQRAQTPVTLERATYSRNGSGTRVEVFAKAPKEASLCMRNGLALIGTPPSPCQFNLTADNNGLFFSQQLSQAVPPAVVVVTASNSAAGTQPTALSSKLTDVVKVSTARYDWANKRLLIEARSSDEVTIPDMLAQGYGRLSKSGTLQSLTVNDVAQPPATVTVKSAHGGSDVEPVIVVGNAPVEAANQPPLAQADVGSTSVGVPITLNLLQNDSDPDGNVPLTISDLTQPGTGLGGVVLNGTTSVTYTPPAGATQPLVATFSYRAVDAKGLKSEPATVTINVAPNQAPTANPETVATLGVPLTINVLANDTDPEGNVPLAVAGVTQPAAGRGTVSTDGTTVTYTPPATVTTAFTTTFTYQARDSLGALSTPGTVTVNVSPRPAAETFAVTAATVTARSNNRYNWDISGTSSVTTGNVVTVRVTTTTGVQTLGTATVPVNGRWRLAVSNSTTIIPTAAPTATITTSPGTTRTVNVVVQ, from the coding sequence ATGAACACTTGGTCGCGCCGTGCGCTGTTCGCCGCCGGTTTTTCCCTCACCGTTACCAGCGCTGCCTTTGCCGCGTTGTCTGAAGTGGACCCAGGGCCCTACACCTTCGCCACCGGTGGCTACCCGATGTGGTACAAGGACGGCCTGAACCAGTCCCTGGAGCTGTGCCAGTCACGTGCCACCAGTACCCGCGTACCCGGCACCCCGGCCGCACCGTCCTACATGTGCACCCTGCTGCCGGAACCCGGCATCTACGACGATGCGCTGCCGCTGGTGTTCCCGGACAACTGGCCGCCTGAGATGTTCTGGTTCCTGGCCGAGGCCACCATCCCTGCCGTGGGTAACAGCGGCTATGAACTGGATGCCTATGTCGCAGGCCTGGAAGCGGCCTTTGCCGCCGAAAACCCGGTGGACGGCGACCAGCAGAGCTTCGCCCGCATCCGTATTCGTGTATCGGTACCCCGCGCAGGTGTGTACACCATTACGCACCCTTACGGTGTCGAAACCGTCAACGTCACCTCGCCCGGTCGGCGAGCGATCAACATTACCCGCGACATCGGTATCGGTGCGCCGGGGAACTTCACCGGGGCGCTCAACGGCGCACTCGGGCCATGGCTGCGAGGGGTTGGCGGGCCTTACACCGAAGTCAACCCGGACACCGGCGCCACCGAAACCTTCATTGGTGACCCGAACCGCCCAGAAGCCGTGGTGGGCAGCCCGTTCAATACCAACTTCATCCGCATCGACGGCCCGCCCGGTCGCATCGAGACTGCGTTGTTCACTGTCTCGGGCAAGGTGCTGGACCAACGCGCGCAAACCCCGGTCACCCTGGAGCGCGCCACCTACTCGCGCAACGGCAGCGGCACCCGCGTGGAAGTGTTCGCCAAGGCCCCGAAAGAGGCCAGCCTGTGCATGCGCAATGGCCTGGCGCTTATCGGCACGCCGCCTTCGCCCTGCCAGTTCAACCTGACGGCGGACAACAATGGCCTGTTCTTCAGCCAGCAGCTCAGCCAGGCCGTGCCGCCGGCGGTAGTGGTGGTCACCGCCAGCAACAGTGCCGCCGGCACCCAGCCGACCGCGCTGTCAAGCAAGCTCACCGACGTGGTCAAGGTCAGCACCGCGCGCTATGACTGGGCCAACAAGCGCCTGCTGATCGAGGCCAGGTCGAGTGACGAGGTCACCATCCCCGACATGCTCGCCCAAGGCTATGGCCGCCTGTCCAAATCGGGCACGCTGCAAAGCCTCACGGTCAACGATGTGGCGCAACCGCCAGCCACCGTTACGGTCAAGTCTGCCCATGGGGGTAGCGACGTGGAGCCGGTGATCGTGGTCGGCAACGCACCGGTCGAGGCGGCCAACCAGCCACCGCTGGCCCAGGCCGACGTTGGCAGCACCAGTGTCGGTGTGCCGATTACCCTGAACCTGCTGCAAAACGACAGCGACCCGGACGGTAACGTTCCGCTGACCATCAGCGACCTGACCCAGCCTGGAACCGGCCTTGGCGGCGTGGTGCTCAACGGTACCACCTCGGTGACCTACACCCCGCCAGCCGGGGCCACGCAACCGCTGGTGGCCACCTTCAGTTACCGGGCGGTGGACGCCAAGGGGCTGAAGTCGGAACCGGCCACGGTCACCATCAACGTCGCGCCTAACCAGGCACCGACTGCCAACCCGGAAACCGTTGCCACCCTGGGCGTGCCATTGACCATCAACGTGCTGGCCAACGACACCGATCCAGAAGGCAACGTACCGCTGGCCGTTGCTGGCGTCACCCAACCGGCTGCCGGCCGAGGCACAGTCAGCACCGACGGCACCACGGTCACCTACACCCCACCGGCCACGGTGACCACGGCCTTCACCACCACCTTCACCTACCAGGCCCGTGACTCTCTGGGGGCGCTGTCTACCCCAGGCACGGTCACCGTCAACGTATCGCCACGGCCTGCCGCCGAAACCTTCGCGGTCACGGCAGCCACCGTCACGGCGCGCTCCAACAACCGGTACAACTGGGATATCAGCGGTACCTCGTCGGTAACCACGGGCAACGTTGTCACCGTCCGGGTCACCACCACCACCGGCGTACAGACGCTGGGTACCGCCACGGTGCCGGTGAACGGCCGCTGGCGTCTGGCAGTGAGCAACAGCACCACGATCATCCCGACCGCCGCGCCGACGGCAACCATCACCACCAGCCCGGGTACCACCCGCACCGTCAACGTGGTTGTGCAGTAA
- a CDS encoding histidine phosphatase family protein: MLQGVIDKSPASRLAQVYRLPWGAAQLAVLCMLFVLGAAAAWAHAHMAIPNLGNPHHLQRSGLEAAWAKGSVIVVLRHAERCDRSSGACLGDPSGITVAGSQVAANVGLGLQHLGLSAADVWASPEVRTRQTAHAMFGKTIATQDWLNQCDGDFAENALALKRNGHNLVLVSHSGCMERLEQALEVPSSAMSNSYASALFITQGSDGKAKMLGQIAASEWRKLVEAKEL; encoded by the coding sequence ATGCTGCAAGGCGTTATCGACAAATCCCCCGCCTCACGGCTTGCGCAGGTATACCGACTGCCTTGGGGTGCGGCGCAATTGGCAGTCCTGTGCATGCTGTTCGTGCTGGGCGCGGCAGCAGCCTGGGCGCATGCCCACATGGCCATCCCAAACCTGGGCAACCCGCATCACCTGCAACGCAGCGGGCTCGAGGCCGCCTGGGCGAAAGGCTCGGTGATTGTGGTGCTGCGCCATGCTGAACGCTGCGACCGCTCCAGCGGTGCCTGCCTGGGTGACCCCAGCGGTATCACGGTCGCGGGCAGCCAGGTGGCGGCCAATGTAGGCCTCGGCCTGCAACACCTCGGCCTGAGCGCAGCCGATGTCTGGGCCAGCCCGGAGGTGCGCACCCGGCAGACCGCACACGCCATGTTCGGTAAAACCATTGCCACGCAAGACTGGCTTAATCAGTGTGACGGCGACTTTGCCGAAAACGCCCTGGCGCTCAAGCGAAACGGCCACAACCTCGTGCTGGTCAGCCACAGCGGCTGCATGGAGCGGCTGGAACAGGCGCTAGAAGTGCCCTCAAGCGCGATGTCCAACAGCTATGCCAGCGCCCTGTTCATTACCCAGGGCAGCGATGGCAAGGCGAAAATGCTGGGCCAGATAGCAGCCAGTGAATGGCGCAAACTCGTTGAAGCCAAGGAACTCTGA
- a CDS encoding phosphatase PAP2 family protein, with the protein MPSRATFYRNNLLLPLLLAAIVFMAFDLTELDRWISNLLLDPATGQFPLLHNQWFEKATHKWPRILPDWTGELAVIGSLLSFIWPRLANRPQGGLTRVLEKARIAPVLRFTTQHRRDLLFIVVAFALSTTVIHYLKSHTSVYCPVETTLYGGSHARVEWFENFSLWSKAGDGRCWPGGHASSGFTLLALYFVALRHRWAHARKLLVAILLIGFVYGTTRVLQGWHYMSHTFWAGIFVWLTTWATALFFYGRIALQAPEHSPEAVSTQTADFA; encoded by the coding sequence ATGCCCTCCCGCGCCACCTTCTACCGCAACAACCTGCTGCTGCCGCTGTTGCTGGCCGCCATCGTGTTCATGGCATTCGACCTCACGGAGCTCGATCGCTGGATCAGCAACCTGCTGCTCGACCCGGCCACTGGGCAGTTCCCGCTGCTGCACAACCAGTGGTTCGAGAAAGCCACGCACAAATGGCCGCGCATCCTGCCGGACTGGACGGGTGAGCTGGCCGTCATCGGCAGCCTGCTGTCGTTCATCTGGCCGCGCCTGGCCAACCGCCCTCAAGGGGGCCTGACCCGGGTGTTGGAAAAGGCCCGAATCGCCCCGGTGCTGCGTTTTACCACCCAACACCGCCGCGACTTGCTGTTTATTGTGGTGGCGTTTGCGCTGAGCACAACCGTGATTCATTACCTGAAAAGCCACACCAGCGTGTATTGCCCCGTGGAAACCACGCTGTATGGCGGCTCGCACGCCCGGGTCGAATGGTTCGAAAACTTTTCCTTGTGGAGCAAGGCCGGCGATGGCCGTTGCTGGCCGGGTGGCCATGCTTCCAGCGGGTTTACCTTGTTGGCGCTGTATTTCGTTGCACTTCGTCACCGCTGGGCGCATGCACGCAAGTTGCTGGTGGCTATTTTGTTGATCGGGTTCGTGTACGGCACTACCCGGGTGCTGCAGGGTTGGCACTATATGTCCCATACCTTCTGGGCTGGGATCTTTGTCTGGCTGACAACCTGGGCAACGGCATTGTTTTTCTATGGACGCATCGCGTTGCAGGCGCCTGAACACAGTCCTGAAGCCGTTAGTACCCAGACGGCAGACTTCGCGTAG
- a CDS encoding DUF1652 domain-containing protein gives MSLIGVSMLEMRQMIEQACLPDRCEVSCLDGAHLTIRLGQGQSLDQSVTLSGVSLHNLNSCRDLVNLVGQLHALRDNHPAPLRSMA, from the coding sequence ATGTCGTTGATAGGAGTTTCGATGCTAGAGATGCGGCAGATGATCGAGCAGGCGTGCCTGCCGGATCGCTGTGAAGTCAGCTGCCTGGATGGCGCCCACCTGACCATCCGCCTGGGTCAGGGCCAGAGTCTCGATCAAAGTGTGACCCTTAGCGGGGTCTCGCTGCACAACCTGAACAGTTGCCGTGACCTGGTCAACCTGGTGGGGCAGCTTCATGCGCTACGTGACAACCACCCGGCACCTCTCAGGTCGATGGCCTGA
- a CDS encoding Yip1 family protein has product MNSPLLKLFTHPADAWLDIRRAEEDHPQQYLPRLLALALVPAVCLFVGTTTFGWSLAAEERVRLSMGSAAQLAGLLYATTVVGVMLMGVMIRWMSRGFDAQPSLNQCIGFAAYCATPWFFAGVVGLVPIRWLAFAALLAASAYASVLLYGGLQTFLRLKKEQAMLFATCVWGVGLLLLVSMLVAMILFWFNGLMPEYVRPASLG; this is encoded by the coding sequence ATGAACAGCCCGTTGCTCAAGCTATTCACCCACCCCGCCGACGCCTGGCTGGATATCCGCCGTGCCGAGGAGGACCACCCACAGCAATACCTGCCGCGCCTGTTGGCCCTGGCACTGGTCCCTGCAGTGTGCCTGTTTGTCGGCACCACCACCTTCGGCTGGAGCCTGGCGGCTGAGGAGCGAGTACGCCTGAGCATGGGCAGCGCCGCGCAACTGGCGGGGCTGCTGTATGCCACCACCGTCGTGGGGGTGATGCTGATGGGGGTGATGATCCGCTGGATGTCGCGCGGGTTCGATGCACAGCCCAGCCTGAACCAGTGCATTGGTTTTGCCGCCTACTGCGCCACGCCGTGGTTCTTTGCCGGGGTGGTCGGCCTGGTGCCTATTCGCTGGCTGGCTTTCGCCGCGCTGCTGGCTGCCTCTGCCTATGCCAGCGTGTTGCTCTATGGCGGGTTGCAGACATTCCTGCGGCTGAAGAAGGAACAGGCGATGCTGTTTGCAACCTGTGTCTGGGGTGTAGGGTTGTTGCTGCTGGTGAGCATGCTGGTGGCGATGATCCTGTTCTGGTTCAACGGCCTGATGCCAGAGTACGTACGCCCGGCCAGCTTGGGCTGA